The ANME-2 cluster archaeon DNA window ACCTGGTTGTGGGGAGTATTAAGTTCGTTGACGGGTTGAGGACGAAAGTGCTGGCGAAATTGGCTGAGAAGATAGGGAAGGCTGAAGTGGAATTGAAATGAATAAAACACATCAGCATGTAAGCCATTTCCACAAAGGCAGGAATTTAATTCCGTTTTCTGTTTTTTCCAGGTCTTTTGTCAATAAGATCAATTCCTTAACCTTTGGCAAGAATTCGTCTGCAAATTCCAGCAGTGCTTTAGTTTCCCTTTCATCGATCTCATCAGTATATGAAACATTTATCGCAGTCAATGAACTGTCCCTGTCCTTGATGATAAAATCAACTTCACCTTTGTTTTTCCAGTAGTATGGCTCTTTGTTTCTTCTTTTTAGTTCAAGGAATACCAGGTT harbors:
- a CDS encoding ATP-binding protein produces the protein TLMEYLSYLEDINLVHLVPIFSYSLKKQQVNPRKVYCIDNGLRNAVSFMFSKDEGRLAENLVFLELKRRNKEPYYWKNKGEVDFIIKDRDSSLTAINVSYTDEIDERETKALLEFADEFLPKVKELILLTKDLEKTENGIKFLPLWKWLTC